One part of the Paramormyrops kingsleyae isolate MSU_618 chromosome 2, PKINGS_0.4, whole genome shotgun sequence genome encodes these proteins:
- the LOC111856514 gene encoding protein FAM240C, whose amino-acid sequence MNTAKIHDKLSIMNFWEQKIENHTQMTEHEDERMNRSALSRLRMDWTTRLERQTKHLKKVHEERAKKPRPAEMTASA is encoded by the exons ATGAACACTGCAAAGATCCACGAcaaattgtccataatgaaTTTCTGGGAGCAGAAAATTGAGAATCACACCCAGATGACGGAGCATGAGGACGAGAGGATGAACAGGAGTGCACTTTCTAG GCTAAGGATGGATTGGACCACAAGGCTGgaaagacaaacaaaacacctgAAGAAAGTCCACGAAGAGAGAGCAAAGAAGCCCAGGCCAGCAGAGATGACAGCCAGTGCCTAG
- the srp19 gene encoding signal recognition particle 19 kDa protein isoform X1, which produces MAHLTQNPADKERFICIYPAFINSKKTIAEGRRIPTEKAVENPTCCEIRDVLSAAGMNAFVEGKMYPREWNRDTQIRGRVRVQIKKEDGTPFDEKLSSRKCVMLYVAEKIPKLKTRTQKSGGGDQNTQQGEGGKKSKKKKK; this is translated from the exons ATGGCACATTTGACTCAAAACCCAGCCGACAAAGAAAG GTTCATATGCATTTATCCTGCATTTATTAACAGTAAGAAGACGATAGCTGAAGGACGTCGAATACCAACTGAAAAG GCAGTGGAAAATCCCACGTGCTGTGAAATCCGAGACGTTTTGAGCGCTGCTGGAATGAATGCTTTCGTTGAG GGTAAGATGTACCCTCGAGAGTGGAACAGGGACACGCAGATCAGAGGACGAGTGCGAGTCCAGATCAAGAAAGAAGATGGAACCCCCTTTGATGAAAAGTTGTCATCCC ggaaGTGCGTCATGCTTTACGTGGCAGAGAAGATCCCCAAGCTGAAGACACGGACGCAGAAGAGTGGGGGCGGCGACCAGAACACACAgcaaggggaggggggcaagaagagtaagaagaagaagaagtag
- the srp19 gene encoding signal recognition particle 19 kDa protein isoform X2, producing the protein MYNTAVYLQRFICIYPAFINSKKTIAEGRRIPTEKAVENPTCCEIRDVLSAAGMNAFVEGKMYPREWNRDTQIRGRVRVQIKKEDGTPFDEKLSSRKCVMLYVAEKIPKLKTRTQKSGGGDQNTQQGEGGKKSKKKKK; encoded by the exons ATGTATAACACTGCAGTGTATTTACAAAG GTTCATATGCATTTATCCTGCATTTATTAACAGTAAGAAGACGATAGCTGAAGGACGTCGAATACCAACTGAAAAG GCAGTGGAAAATCCCACGTGCTGTGAAATCCGAGACGTTTTGAGCGCTGCTGGAATGAATGCTTTCGTTGAG GGTAAGATGTACCCTCGAGAGTGGAACAGGGACACGCAGATCAGAGGACGAGTGCGAGTCCAGATCAAGAAAGAAGATGGAACCCCCTTTGATGAAAAGTTGTCATCCC ggaaGTGCGTCATGCTTTACGTGGCAGAGAAGATCCCCAAGCTGAAGACACGGACGCAGAAGAGTGGGGGCGGCGACCAGAACACACAgcaaggggaggggggcaagaagagtaagaagaagaagaagtag